In one Sphingomonas sp. AP4-R1 genomic region, the following are encoded:
- a CDS encoding 3-hydroxybutyrate dehydrogenase — MLKGLSAVVTGSTSGIGLGIAHVLASKGVNLVINGFGDAAAIEAERVNLETKHGIKAVYSGADISKPDEVKAMVDLCVSSFGKIDILVNNAGIQYTANLEDFPAEKWNAIIAINLSGVFWGMHAALPYMKEKGFGRIINIGSVHGLIGSTHKAAYVAAKHGVVGMSKVVALETAGTGVTCNTICPGWVHTPLVQKQIEDNAARDGISVEQATENLLSEKQPSKQFATPEQMGELAAFLCTDAAAQMTGIAIPVDGGWTAQ, encoded by the coding sequence ATGCTTAAGGGACTTAGCGCCGTCGTCACCGGATCGACTAGCGGGATTGGGCTCGGAATCGCGCATGTTCTTGCTTCCAAAGGCGTAAATCTTGTCATCAACGGCTTCGGGGATGCCGCCGCGATCGAGGCGGAGCGGGTGAACCTGGAAACCAAGCACGGCATCAAGGCCGTCTATAGCGGCGCCGACATCTCCAAGCCCGACGAGGTGAAGGCCATGGTCGATCTGTGCGTGAGCAGCTTCGGCAAGATCGACATCCTCGTGAACAATGCCGGCATCCAGTACACGGCCAATCTGGAGGATTTCCCGGCCGAGAAGTGGAACGCGATCATCGCGATCAACCTTTCGGGCGTGTTCTGGGGCATGCATGCGGCGCTTCCCTACATGAAGGAGAAGGGCTTCGGCCGCATCATCAACATCGGTTCGGTCCACGGCCTGATCGGCAGCACGCACAAGGCCGCCTATGTCGCCGCCAAGCATGGCGTGGTCGGCATGAGCAAGGTGGTCGCGCTGGAGACGGCGGGCACGGGCGTCACCTGCAACACGATCTGCCCCGGCTGGGTCCACACCCCGCTCGTTCAGAAGCAGATCGAGGACAATGCCGCGCGCGACGGCATCAGCGTGGAGCAGGCGACCGAGAATCTGCTGAGCGAGAAGCAGCCCTCCAAGCAGTTCGCCACGCCCGAGCAGATGGGTGAGCTGGCGGCGTTCCTGTGCACCGATGCGGCCGCGCAGATGACCGGCATCGCCATCCCGGTCGATGGCGGCTGGACGGCGCAGTAA
- a CDS encoding patatin-like phospholipase family protein → MATQTMPKPGATPESKPNSTPYKPGLNSKKVNLALQGGGAHGAFAWGVLDRLLEDGRVTFDAVSATSAGAMNATVLGYGLTIGGADGAREELHKFWKKISDEGAKGPLQPSLIDKMLGNDSLDYSPVFLMMDLLSRVMSPYELNPMNVNPLRKVLEDSVDFNVLREGCPIKLFLSATNVRTGKVRMFENHEIGPDQVLASGCLPFMFQTVEIDGEGYWDGGYMGNPAIFPLIYGSETNDVVIVHINPLNRDEIPKTAKDILNRLNEISFNSSLMREMRAIAFVSHLIDDGQLDDDKHRRMLIHSIQDEAFMTSLGVTSKLNPDWKFLQKLRDVGRACASKWLDEHFADVGVRSSTDIKSSFL, encoded by the coding sequence ATGGCGACGCAGACCATGCCGAAGCCGGGGGCGACGCCGGAGTCCAAGCCAAATTCAACGCCATACAAGCCAGGGCTGAACAGCAAGAAGGTCAACCTCGCGCTGCAGGGCGGCGGTGCGCACGGCGCCTTCGCCTGGGGCGTGCTCGATCGGCTGCTGGAGGATGGGCGCGTCACTTTCGATGCCGTGAGCGCGACCAGCGCGGGCGCGATGAACGCCACCGTGCTGGGCTACGGCCTCACGATCGGCGGCGCGGACGGCGCGCGCGAGGAACTGCACAAATTCTGGAAGAAGATCAGCGACGAAGGCGCCAAGGGCCCGCTGCAGCCGTCCCTGATCGACAAGATGCTGGGCAATGACAGCCTGGACTACAGCCCGGTCTTCCTGATGATGGATCTGCTGTCGCGGGTCATGTCGCCGTACGAACTCAATCCGATGAACGTGAATCCGCTCCGCAAGGTGCTGGAGGACTCGGTCGATTTCAACGTGCTGCGCGAAGGCTGCCCGATCAAACTGTTCCTCTCGGCCACGAACGTCCGCACCGGCAAGGTCCGCATGTTCGAAAATCACGAGATCGGGCCGGATCAGGTGCTGGCCTCGGGCTGCCTGCCCTTCATGTTCCAGACCGTGGAGATCGATGGCGAAGGCTATTGGGACGGCGGCTATATGGGCAATCCGGCCATCTTCCCGCTGATCTACGGCAGCGAGACGAACGATGTCGTGATCGTCCACATCAATCCGCTCAACCGCGACGAGATTCCGAAGACGGCGAAGGACATCCTCAATCGCCTGAACGAGATCAGCTTCAATTCCAGCCTGATGCGCGAGATGCGCGCGATCGCCTTCGTCAGCCATCTGATCGACGACGGCCAGCTGGACGACGACAAGCATCGCCGGATGCTGATCCATTCGATCCAGGACGAGGCGTTCATGACCAGCCTGGGCGTGACGAGCAAGCTCAACCCGGACTGGAAATTCCTTCAGAAGCTCCGCGACGTGGGCCGTGCCTGCGCCAGCAAGTGGCTGGACGAGCATTTCGCCGACGTCGGCGTCCGCTCCTCGACGGATATCAAATCCTCTTTCCTGTAA
- a CDS encoding MDR family MFS transporter, translating into MRPRRRGLASVNAEVRDGIVPAADALARTSDIGPPASSQNYRIVALIIASALFMEFVDATVLATALPTMARDFGVPAPTMSVALTSYLLALAIFIPASGVLADRFGSRVIFRAAILLFMVGSLACGQAPTLSMIVVARFVQGMGGAMMIPVGRLVLLRSVAKKDLVDAMSWLLVPALIGPILGPPLGGFIVTYLDWRWIFYINLPVGLLGFWLVGRFIANFREADPPRFDGRGFVLSGVSLGCLLFGFEMLSRPGEGRIAIALVAIGAVTGLLYVRHARGRAHAILDLTLLRDDTFRLSVIAGSITRITQGAQPFLLPLMMQIGFGFSAARSGSITVATAIGSLAMKAFAPRILRRLGFRRALIANGVIATACYALCGLFSPSWPLWAIFTVLIAAGFFMSFQFTAYNTIAYDGVDKSDMSSATAFYSTLQQLMLSLGICIGALALHGMMLARGHSSPAIADFSAAFWIVTAISLSATIWNLRFARDAGRQISGHAGSGEETA; encoded by the coding sequence GTGAGGCCACGGCGGCGCGGCCTCGCCTCGGTCAATGCCGAGGTCCGGGACGGCATCGTGCCCGCAGCGGACGCGCTCGCGCGCACCAGCGACATCGGGCCGCCCGCCTCCAGCCAGAATTATCGGATCGTGGCGCTCATCATCGCGAGCGCGCTGTTCATGGAATTCGTGGACGCGACCGTCCTCGCCACCGCGCTGCCGACGATGGCGCGCGATTTCGGCGTGCCGGCCCCCACGATGAGCGTGGCGCTCACCTCCTATCTGCTGGCGCTCGCCATCTTCATCCCCGCTTCCGGCGTGCTGGCCGATCGCTTCGGATCGCGCGTGATCTTCCGCGCGGCGATCCTGTTGTTCATGGTCGGCAGCCTCGCCTGCGGACAGGCCCCCACCTTGTCGATGATCGTCGTCGCCCGCTTCGTGCAGGGAATGGGCGGCGCGATGATGATCCCGGTCGGTCGGCTCGTGCTGCTGCGCTCCGTCGCCAAGAAGGATCTGGTCGATGCGATGTCGTGGCTCCTGGTGCCCGCGCTGATCGGCCCGATCCTCGGCCCGCCGCTCGGCGGCTTCATCGTCACCTATCTGGACTGGCGCTGGATCTTCTACATCAATCTGCCGGTGGGCCTGCTCGGCTTCTGGCTGGTCGGCCGCTTCATCGCCAATTTCCGCGAGGCCGATCCTCCCCGCTTCGACGGCAGGGGCTTCGTGCTGAGCGGCGTGTCGCTCGGCTGCCTGCTGTTCGGTTTCGAGATGCTGAGCCGCCCGGGCGAAGGCCGCATCGCGATCGCGCTGGTCGCCATCGGCGCGGTCACGGGCCTGCTCTACGTGCGCCACGCGCGCGGGCGGGCACATGCGATCCTCGATCTCACCTTGCTGCGCGACGACACGTTCCGCCTCTCCGTGATCGCCGGATCGATCACGCGCATCACGCAGGGCGCACAACCCTTCCTGCTGCCGCTGATGATGCAGATCGGCTTCGGCTTCTCGGCCGCCCGCAGCGGATCGATCACGGTCGCCACCGCGATCGGATCGCTCGCGATGAAGGCGTTCGCGCCGCGCATCCTGCGCCGCCTGGGCTTCCGCCGCGCGCTGATCGCCAACGGCGTGATCGCCACCGCCTGCTATGCGCTGTGCGGCCTGTTCAGCCCGAGCTGGCCGCTCTGGGCGATCTTCACGGTGCTCATCGCCGCCGGCTTCTTCATGTCGTTCCAGTTCACCGCCTACAACACGATCGCCTATGACGGCGTCGACAAGAGCGACATGAGCAGCGCGACCGCTTTCTATTCCACGCTACAGCAACTCATGCTGTCGCTCGGCATCTGCATCGGCGCGCTGGCGCTGCACGGAATGATGCTCGCGCGCGGCCACAGCAGCCCCGCCATCGCCGATTTCTCCGCCGCCTTCTGGATCGTCACCGCGATCTCCTTGTCCGCCACGATCTGGAATCTGCGCTTCGCCAGGGATGCGGGCCGGCAGATCAGCGGGCATGCCGGATCAGGCGAAGAGACAGCCTAA
- a CDS encoding acetoacetate decarboxylase encodes MTPEEILKLPSMPAAAPSYPLGPYRFINREYLIITYETDPVALRAAVPEPLVPNEENLVLYEWILMPDSSGFGDYTESGIVIPCTFNGEPINYTAQMYLDDEPPISAGREIWGFPKKYALPKLTVNSDTLTGTLYYAGQLVAMGTMTYKWKESPGGIEAMAKGMTKTSCNLKIIPDVDGSPKICQLVAYNLENITVKGSWVGPARLELIPHVNAPVADLPIKRIVGGKHYVGDLTLPHGRVLFDYIKDAQG; translated from the coding sequence ATGACGCCTGAAGAAATCCTCAAGCTGCCGTCCATGCCGGCCGCGGCGCCCAGCTACCCGCTCGGGCCGTACCGGTTCATCAACCGCGAATATCTGATCATCACCTACGAGACGGACCCGGTCGCGCTGCGCGCCGCCGTGCCGGAGCCGCTGGTGCCGAACGAGGAAAATCTGGTTCTCTACGAGTGGATCCTGATGCCCGACAGTTCGGGCTTCGGCGATTATACCGAAAGCGGCATCGTCATCCCCTGCACGTTCAACGGGGAGCCGATCAACTACACCGCCCAGATGTATCTGGATGATGAGCCGCCGATCAGCGCGGGCCGCGAAATCTGGGGCTTCCCCAAGAAATATGCGCTGCCCAAGCTCACCGTGAACAGCGATACGCTCACCGGCACGCTCTATTATGCGGGTCAGCTCGTCGCGATGGGCACCATGACCTACAAGTGGAAGGAAAGCCCCGGCGGGATCGAGGCGATGGCCAAGGGCATGACGAAGACGTCGTGCAACCTGAAGATCATCCCCGATGTCGATGGCAGCCCCAAGATCTGCCAGCTCGTGGCCTACAATCTCGAGAATATCACCGTGAAGGGCAGCTGGGTCGGCCCCGCGCGGCTGGAACTCATCCCGCACGTCAACGCGCCGGTCGCCGATCTGCCGATCAAGCGCATCGTCGGCGGAAAGCATTATGTGGGCGATCTCACTCTGCCGCACGGCCGGGTGCTGTTCGACTATATCAAAGACGCTCAGGGCTGA
- a CDS encoding CsgG/HfaB family protein — protein MVRKLVVATSVAVLLIPAVSVPAAQPSGAQKQQEAAANDVPHCARKLGTVSVADGDDPSGWTQFSLAPPSKLLKVLIQRSGCFNLVDRGTGLRAAEIERNIGGDLGHQRGANVGIGQIKAADYVLVAEVQAANRNASSSAVGAGIGGLIGGRFGALAGGIGSRKMEANTVLSLTNVRTTETIQTEEGYAVKNSLSFGAGGGAGFFGGGIGAVGGGYDNTDIGKIVTLAFIQAYSKMVTDLNLVQPGATGTAEATPTKTFTAMAPVAMRKTAVASAATIRTLPPGAIVYPTGNKNGLWWEVADENDNVGWVLNTKLQPTQ, from the coding sequence GTGGTGCGTAAGCTTGTCGTAGCGACTTCGGTTGCGGTGCTTCTCATTCCGGCCGTGTCGGTTCCGGCCGCCCAGCCGTCCGGCGCCCAGAAGCAACAGGAAGCCGCCGCGAACGACGTTCCGCATTGCGCGCGCAAGCTCGGCACCGTGTCCGTGGCGGACGGCGATGATCCGTCGGGCTGGACCCAGTTCAGCCTGGCCCCGCCCTCCAAGCTGCTCAAGGTGCTGATCCAGCGCTCCGGCTGCTTCAATCTCGTCGATCGCGGCACCGGCCTGCGCGCGGCCGAGATCGAGCGGAACATCGGCGGCGATCTCGGCCATCAGCGCGGCGCGAACGTCGGGATCGGCCAGATCAAGGCGGCGGATTATGTGCTGGTCGCGGAAGTGCAGGCCGCCAATCGCAATGCATCGAGCAGCGCGGTGGGCGCCGGCATCGGTGGCCTGATCGGCGGCCGGTTCGGCGCGCTGGCCGGCGGCATCGGCAGCCGCAAGATGGAGGCGAACACCGTCCTCTCGCTCACCAATGTCCGCACCACCGAGACGATCCAGACCGAGGAGGGCTATGCCGTCAAGAACAGCCTGAGCTTCGGCGCGGGCGGCGGCGCCGGCTTCTTCGGCGGCGGCATCGGCGCGGTCGGCGGCGGCTATGACAATACGGACATCGGCAAGATCGTCACTTTGGCCTTCATCCAGGCCTATTCGAAGATGGTGACCGATCTGAATCTCGTCCAGCCCGGCGCCACCGGCACCGCGGAAGCGACGCCGACCAAGACCTTCACGGCCATGGCCCCGGTCGCCATGCGCAAGACGGCCGTCGCCTCGGCCGCGACGATCCGGACGCTGCCGCCCGGCGCGATCGTCTATCCCACCGGAAACAAGAACGGCCTGTGGTGGGAAGTGGCCGACGAGAATGACAATGTCGGCTGGGTGCTGAACACGAAGCTGCAGCCGACCCAGTAA
- a CDS encoding aminotransferase class V-fold PLP-dependent enzyme, with the protein MTFAPSRRQLITTAIGAPALLASSGVLAAPGSAPAPQPTLAPNSIAIADLPGHFDIEPGYHNLEAGYWSMMPRVVADAFVRHTQHVNRANSIYARNVLPEGDTLAHDSRAATAAIARQVGCAPEEIAITRSGSDALQMLIVNYKGLKPGDGVIHCDLDYDSTICAMDWLGTHKQAEVVRFAMPEPATTANILAAYEDVLKRTPRARLLLVTQVSNRTGLVTPVKEIVAMARARGVDTIVDAAHGIALIDFQLDDLGADFVGWSVHKWTSAPLGTGAMYIRKSRIADIDIAYGNTHIDPANINARVPAGTIDFAAILSIPTAVDFHFAVGAAAKEKHMRALRDRWVNQVRDLRTVEIMVPDDPARYATITGFRLKGMDTDAKAQAVQKALFEKHRVLTIWRAGVDKGPVIRVTPGFYSTTEDMDALAKALRAEHAMFI; encoded by the coding sequence ATGACCTTCGCGCCCAGCCGCCGCCAGTTGATCACGACCGCGATCGGAGCTCCGGCGCTGCTCGCCTCCTCGGGGGTTCTCGCCGCGCCCGGTTCGGCCCCGGCACCCCAGCCAACGCTCGCCCCCAACTCCATCGCCATCGCCGATCTGCCTGGCCATTTCGATATCGAGCCCGGCTATCACAATCTGGAGGCCGGCTATTGGAGCATGATGCCGCGCGTCGTGGCCGACGCCTTCGTGCGCCATACGCAGCATGTGAACCGCGCCAATTCCATCTATGCGCGCAACGTCCTGCCGGAAGGCGACACGCTCGCACATGACAGCCGCGCCGCCACCGCCGCCATCGCCCGGCAGGTCGGCTGCGCGCCCGAGGAGATCGCGATCACGCGCAGCGGATCGGATGCGCTGCAGATGCTGATCGTCAACTATAAGGGCCTGAAGCCCGGCGACGGCGTGATCCATTGCGATCTGGATTACGATTCTACCATCTGCGCGATGGATTGGCTCGGCACGCACAAGCAGGCGGAGGTCGTCCGCTTCGCCATGCCGGAGCCCGCCACCACCGCGAACATCCTCGCCGCCTATGAGGATGTGCTGAAGCGCACGCCCAGGGCCAGGCTGCTGCTCGTCACGCAGGTCTCGAACCGCACCGGCCTCGTCACGCCCGTGAAGGAGATCGTGGCGATGGCCCGCGCGCGCGGCGTCGATACGATCGTGGACGCCGCCCACGGCATCGCCCTGATCGATTTCCAGCTCGACGATCTCGGCGCCGATTTCGTCGGCTGGTCGGTCCACAAATGGACCTCGGCCCCGCTCGGCACGGGCGCGATGTACATCCGCAAGAGCCGCATCGCGGACATCGACATCGCTTATGGCAACACGCACATCGATCCGGCCAACATCAATGCGCGCGTCCCCGCCGGCACGATCGATTTCGCCGCGATTCTCTCGATCCCCACCGCCGTCGATTTCCACTTCGCGGTCGGCGCGGCCGCCAAGGAAAAGCATATGCGCGCGCTGCGCGATCGCTGGGTGAACCAGGTGCGCGATCTCCGGACTGTCGAGATCATGGTGCCCGACGATCCCGCCCGCTACGCGACGATCACCGGCTTCCGCCTGAAGGGTATGGATACGGACGCGAAGGCGCAGGCCGTGCAGAAGGCCCTGTTCGAGAAGCACAGGGTGCTGACCATCTGGCGCGCGGGCGTGGACAAGGGCCCGGTGATCCGCGTGACCCCCGGCTTCTACAGCACGACCGAGGATATGGACGCGCTGGCGAAAGCCCTCCGCGCGGAGCATGCGATGTTTATCTGA
- a CDS encoding patatin-like phospholipase family protein: MSTQRRPTKAPAAKPCVTGTPFESVALLLQGGGALGAYQAGVYEALAEDGIEPSWIAGISIGAVNSAIIAGNPPEERVAKLRAFWELVSTSTISWSDLLPDFLRDGPARGIVNQLAAAGVMAKGVNGFFTPRMPPPFARSDGADGATSWYGTSDLKTTLERLVDFDRINHPGTMRFSVGAVDVETANFAYFDNATDTIIPEHIMASGALPPAFGPVEIEGKYYWDGGLVSNTPLSWVLSAQSKLDTLIFQVDLWSAAGALPIDLAGVATRIKEVQYSSRTRLATQEFAAKQKLRAAYRELMKDMPPELAATPAAKLLAEASDPAVYNIVQLIYKSPSYEKQSKDYEFSRWTMEDHWRIGYENARETLSHPEVLTPPPELPGLAVYDFISKPK; encoded by the coding sequence ATGAGCACCCAGCGCCGCCCCACGAAGGCGCCCGCCGCCAAGCCGTGCGTCACCGGAACACCGTTCGAAAGCGTGGCGCTGCTGCTGCAGGGCGGCGGCGCGCTCGGTGCCTATCAGGCGGGCGTCTATGAGGCGCTGGCCGAGGACGGGATCGAACCCAGCTGGATCGCGGGCATTTCCATCGGCGCGGTCAACAGCGCGATCATCGCCGGCAATCCGCCCGAGGAGCGCGTCGCCAAGCTGCGCGCCTTCTGGGAGCTGGTCAGCACCAGCACGATCTCGTGGAGCGATCTGCTGCCCGATTTCCTGCGCGACGGCCCGGCACGCGGCATCGTCAATCAGCTGGCGGCGGCGGGCGTGATGGCGAAGGGCGTGAATGGCTTCTTCACGCCGCGCATGCCCCCGCCCTTCGCGCGATCGGACGGCGCGGACGGCGCGACCAGCTGGTACGGCACATCGGACCTGAAGACGACGCTGGAGCGGCTCGTCGATTTCGATCGCATCAACCATCCCGGCACGATGCGGTTCAGTGTGGGCGCGGTTGACGTCGAGACCGCCAATTTCGCGTATTTCGACAACGCCACCGACACGATCATCCCCGAGCATATCATGGCGAGCGGCGCGTTGCCGCCCGCGTTCGGCCCGGTGGAGATCGAGGGCAAATATTACTGGGACGGCGGGCTCGTTTCCAACACGCCGCTCAGCTGGGTGCTGTCGGCGCAGTCCAAGCTCGATACGCTGATTTTCCAGGTCGATCTGTGGAGCGCGGCGGGCGCGCTGCCGATCGATCTCGCGGGCGTGGCGACGCGGATCAAGGAGGTGCAATATTCCAGCCGCACCCGCCTCGCCACGCAGGAGTTCGCGGCGAAGCAGAAATTGCGCGCGGCCTATCGCGAGCTGATGAAGGACATGCCGCCCGAACTGGCGGCGACCCCGGCGGCCAAGCTGCTGGCGGAGGCATCCGACCCGGCCGTCTATAATATCGTCCAGCTGATCTATAAGTCGCCGAGCTACGAGAAGCAGTCCAAGGACTATGAGTTCTCGCGCTGGACGATGGAGGATCACTGGCGGATCGGCTACGAAAATGCCCGCGAGACCCTGTCCCACCCCGAGGTGCTGACCCCGCCGCCCGAATTGCCGGGACTGGCGGTGTACGACTTCATCAGCAAGCCGAAGTAG
- a CDS encoding acetoacetate decarboxylase: MNKQDVLKLSSMPLQSPTYPEGPYKFFERQYLVIYYRTDPALIRKMLPEPLEPDGDTVSVQWLDLPDGEGFGAYSAALQAIPCTFDGEKCTFLTQMYVDNCPPLAGGREIWGYPMKYGIAKLETASDTLTGTLTYSGQRAASGTMVYKHNAVADKTELEALLKRTQVTLKLIPDIDGSAAIAQLVGINFADIVVKGAWTGRAQLELIPSVNCPMADLPVLEHKGGLHLVTDMTLPYGRVLHDYLDQNADLARAPIGSSGQGDLSGGGDPMVAAN, encoded by the coding sequence ATGAACAAGCAGGATGTGCTGAAGCTCAGCTCGATGCCGCTGCAGAGCCCGACCTATCCGGAGGGCCCGTACAAATTCTTCGAGCGCCAGTATCTGGTCATCTATTACCGCACCGATCCGGCGCTGATCCGCAAGATGCTGCCCGAGCCGCTGGAGCCCGATGGCGACACCGTCTCCGTCCAGTGGCTCGATCTACCCGACGGCGAGGGCTTCGGCGCTTACTCCGCCGCGCTGCAGGCGATCCCCTGCACGTTCGACGGCGAGAAATGCACGTTCCTCACCCAGATGTACGTCGACAATTGCCCGCCGCTCGCGGGCGGTCGCGAAATCTGGGGCTATCCGATGAAATATGGTATCGCGAAGCTGGAAACGGCCAGCGACACGCTCACCGGAACGCTCACCTATTCCGGCCAGCGCGCGGCCAGCGGCACGATGGTCTACAAGCACAACGCCGTCGCCGATAAGACCGAGCTGGAAGCTCTGCTGAAGCGCACGCAGGTGACGCTGAAGCTGATCCCCGACATCGATGGGTCGGCGGCGATCGCCCAGCTGGTCGGCATCAACTTCGCCGACATCGTCGTGAAGGGCGCCTGGACCGGCCGCGCGCAGCTGGAGCTGATCCCCTCGGTCAACTGCCCGATGGCCGACCTGCCCGTGCTGGAACACAAAGGCGGGCTCCACCTCGTCACGGACATGACCCTGCCCTACGGCCGCGTCCTGCACGATTATCTCGACCAGAATGCCGATCTCGCGCGCGCGCCGATCGGCTCCTCCGGCCAGGGCGATCTCTCGGGCGGCGGTGATCCGATGGTGGCCGCGAACTGA
- a CDS encoding PEPxxWA-CTERM sorting domain-containing protein produces MASGTSATVNINPGAGDPFGALVTGSAYTDGTAYAYSTILNYQGPGGSIGTIQGDGGGGVTFSYLNAGTSAVHAYLDLDLAQLRLDTQNVQGSTGGDAYAALFAYGFARLNGTSIYDDALLFRADATDTGPGFSFSQSFNAAMTNTTTSLACATYANSYNLCSGSVSGVLDLGLIGVGDTFELDYIVNARARADMIGTEDTPGYARAYNAGSCFPFCNSALRLEPVEASIIPEPENWTLMLLGFGTLGTALRRRRIHTIN; encoded by the coding sequence ATGGCGAGCGGAACGTCCGCCACCGTCAACATCAACCCTGGTGCAGGCGATCCTTTCGGCGCGCTGGTCACCGGCTCCGCCTATACGGATGGCACTGCTTATGCCTATTCCACGATCCTGAACTATCAGGGGCCGGGCGGTAGCATCGGCACGATCCAGGGCGATGGCGGCGGCGGGGTGACGTTCAGTTATCTGAACGCGGGCACCAGCGCAGTCCACGCTTATCTGGATCTCGACCTGGCGCAGCTTCGGCTCGATACGCAGAACGTCCAGGGATCGACGGGCGGAGACGCCTATGCCGCCCTGTTCGCCTACGGTTTTGCGCGCCTGAACGGGACCAGCATCTACGACGACGCCTTGCTCTTCCGTGCGGACGCGACGGACACCGGGCCGGGCTTTTCCTTCTCGCAATCGTTCAACGCGGCGATGACCAACACCACCACCAGCCTCGCCTGCGCCACCTATGCCAACAGCTACAACCTCTGCAGCGGAAGCGTCAGCGGCGTCCTGGATCTGGGCCTGATCGGCGTTGGCGACACTTTCGAACTGGACTATATCGTCAATGCGCGGGCACGGGCCGATATGATCGGAACGGAGGACACGCCGGGATATGCGCGCGCCTACAATGCCGGCTCCTGCTTCCCTTTCTGCAACAGTGCGCTTCGTCTTGAACCCGTCGAGGCGTCGATCATACCCGAACCGGAGAACTGGACACTGATGCTGCTCGGTTTCGGCACGCTGGGCACCGCGTTGCGCCGTCGGCGAATCCACACGATCAACTGA
- a CDS encoding ATP-binding protein, whose protein sequence is MSVRIDLGTDPAGSSAPIDLEELLATRLLVQGNSGSGKSHLLRRLLEESAPWVQQVIIDPEGDFVSLADRFDHLAVDAAEYSEGEIAGIAARVREHRVSVILNLEGLEVDAQLRCAGAFLNRLFDAPRDQWFPAIVVVDEAQLFAPAAAGEVGEEARRVSLAAMTNLMCRGRKRGLAGIIATQRLAKLAKNVAAEASNFLMGRTFLDIDMARAADLLGMERRQAEQIRDLERGQFLALGPALARRPYLVRIGPVQTGTRGGSPGLAPLPERTGEERQSLLFDMLEEEPVAKAPPPSSPAVPMEMLFRPRPMAIAAMAPTEPAGPDDEALAAISDEVIAEMVMDEDAMLRGGAALYQDYALRCRMRGAARPPLAMTAFSRALALGRAGISTAEAETDWAEAIALGDRLPEDLLGLFLMIARAARESAPCPTIDDMARVYGTQSLGRVRRLVGYLEAQGVIATRTDFRGRRSIGIPELGWSTGVESEGGTRTEPGEAGFTTH, encoded by the coding sequence ATGTCCGTCCGCATCGATCTCGGCACCGATCCGGCCGGAAGCTCCGCTCCGATCGATCTGGAAGAGCTGCTCGCCACCCGTCTGCTCGTCCAGGGCAATTCGGGTTCGGGAAAGTCGCATCTGCTGCGCCGTCTGCTGGAAGAGAGCGCGCCCTGGGTGCAGCAGGTGATCATCGATCCCGAGGGCGATTTCGTCTCGCTCGCGGACCGCTTCGATCATCTCGCCGTCGATGCGGCTGAGTATAGCGAGGGTGAGATCGCCGGCATCGCCGCGCGCGTGCGCGAGCATCGCGTGTCGGTGATCCTCAATCTCGAAGGGCTGGAGGTGGACGCCCAGCTCCGCTGCGCCGGCGCCTTCCTCAATCGCCTGTTCGATGCCCCGCGCGACCAGTGGTTCCCCGCCATCGTCGTCGTGGACGAAGCCCAGCTCTTCGCCCCCGCCGCCGCCGGCGAGGTGGGCGAGGAAGCGCGCCGCGTTTCGCTCGCCGCGATGACGAACCTGATGTGCCGCGGCCGCAAGCGCGGCCTCGCCGGCATCATCGCCACCCAGCGCCTCGCCAAGCTCGCCAAGAATGTCGCGGCCGAAGCCTCGAACTTCCTGATGGGGCGCACCTTCCTCGATATCGACATGGCGCGCGCGGCCGACCTGCTCGGCATGGAGCGCCGCCAGGCCGAACAGATTCGCGATCTGGAGCGCGGCCAGTTCCTCGCGCTCGGGCCAGCCCTCGCGCGCCGCCCCTATCTCGTGCGCATCGGCCCGGTGCAGACCGGCACGCGCGGCGGCAGCCCCGGCCTCGCCCCTCTTCCCGAGCGCACCGGCGAGGAGCGCCAGTCTTTGCTGTTCGACATGCTGGAGGAAGAGCCCGTCGCCAAGGCGCCGCCGCCCTCCTCGCCCGCCGTGCCGATGGAAATGCTGTTCCGCCCGCGTCCCATGGCCATCGCCGCCATGGCGCCCACCGAACCGGCGGGCCCGGACGACGAGGCGCTCGCCGCCATCTCGGACGAGGTGATCGCCGAAATGGTGATGGACGAGGATGCGATGCTGCGCGGCGGCGCGGCCCTCTATCAGGATTATGCGCTGCGCTGCCGGATGCGCGGCGCCGCCCGCCCGCCGCTGGCGATGACGGCCTTCTCGCGCGCGCTCGCCCTCGGCCGCGCCGGAATCTCGACGGCAGAGGCCGAGACGGACTGGGCCGAGGCGATCGCACTGGGCGATCGCCTGCCCGAGGATCTGCTCGGCCTGTTCCTGATGATCGCCCGCGCCGCGCGCGAATCCGCCCCCTGCCCCACGATCGACGATATGGCGCGCGTCTACGGCACGCAGTCGCTCGGCCGCGTGCGGCGTCTGGTCGGCTATCTGGAGGCGCAGGGCGTGATCGCCACGCGCACCGATTTCCGCGGCCGCCGCTCGATCGGCATTCCCGAACTGGGCTGGTCCACCGGCGTCGAAAGCGAAGGCGGCACCCGCACCGAGCCCGGCGAAGCGGGCTTCACCACCCACTGA